DNA from Geobacter sulfurreducens PCA:
TGGGGCTCAGTCCCGTGCCGGCGCAGAAGCTGGGCACCACGTACATCTTTTATACGATTTTTCTCAATATCATCGCCTTTTGCTCCACCGCGCTCCTCACCGGCTACCTGGCGGAACGGGCGCGTCGCAGCGAAACCGAGCTTGAACAGAAGGCCATCGACTATGACGAGCTCGAACGTCTCAACAGCACTATCGTCTCGAATCTGAACAGCGGACTCATTACCGTCACGGGCGATGGGAGGATCCGGGTCTTCAACCGGTACGCCGAGGCCCTTACCGGTATCGGCCTTGCCGAGGCCTATGACTGCCACCTGTTCGACGTGTTGCCGGGATTCCGTGTCTACGCGGATGTGCTTGCCAACGTCAAAAGAGGTGAGTTCGAGTTCATTGCCAAGATGGGAAGGAAGCTTACCATCGGCTTCAGCAGCGTGCCGCTCATGTTGAAAGACAGCGACGCAGCCGGTATCCTGCTCAATTTCCAGGATGTAACCCAGGTCAGGAGGATGGAGGAAAGCCTCAAGAAGTCTGACCGGTTGGCAGCCATTGGCGAGCTTTCCGCCCGGATTGCCCACGAGATCCGCAACCCTCTGGCCGCCATCAGCGGGTCGACCCAGCTCATTGCCCAGGGGGGAGCCGTGTCCGACCCCGACCGGCGCCTCTTCGACATCGTCCTGAGGGAAACGGACCGGCTCAACGGCCTGATCAGCGATTTTCTCGCCTATGCCCGCCCCAACCAGCCCGAGCCGCGGCCGGTTGATTTCCATTCACTCGTGGCGGAACTGGCAGCGCTCGTCACGTCCGACGAGCGGTTCGAGGGTGTTGTGATCGACAACCGGGTCGACAGTACGTTCAGGCCGTTGCTGGACCCGGATCAGTTTCGCCAGGTTCTCTGGAACCTGATGGGCAATGCCGCAGGGGCCATGCCCGATGGCGGGACTATCACGGTGGAGGCTGGCCAATCCGACGAGATTCGCGGCGGCGGGCAGCGGCGCATCACCTATCGTATTTCGGTTGCCGACACCGGCCTCGGCATGGACGAAGCCACCGTAGCCCGTATTTTCGAACCGTTTTTCACCACCAAGTCCACTGGTACCGGCCTCGGTCTCGCAACCGTCCACCGGATTGTGGAGGCCCACGGCGGCAGGATTGCCGTTGAAAGTACGCCGGGTAAAGGCACTATGTTCGTCATCTTTCTGCCGACTCCCCCATCCAGCGGAGAGTAGGCAATCAGTCAGTAACCGCCAGAAGGGACTATCATGGAAATTCATGTTCTCGTAGTGGACGATGAACTGAGCATGCGCGAATTCCTCGCCATCCTGCTCGACCGGGAGGGCTATACCGTCGACCAGGCCGCCAGCGCCGAAGAGGCGCTGGCCTGTCTTGAACGCAAGACGTATGATCTGGTCATCTCCGACGTAAAGATGCCGGGGCTTGATGGCATTACCCTCCTGGGCCGCATCAAGGAGATGACGCCCGACACTGCCGTCCTCCTCATGACGGCCTTTTCCACTGCCGAGCAGGCCGTGGAAGCCATGAAGCTCGGGGCGTACGACTACATTGCCAAACCCTTCAAGGTGGAAGAGGTCAAGATTCTCGCCCGCAACGCCCTGGAAAAGAGGGATCTCAAGAGGGAGAACCTGCGGCTTCGCCAGGAGGTGCAGGAGCGGTACAGCTTCAGCGGTCTGATCGGTAAGAGCAAGAAGATGCGCGAGGTCTACTCCCTGATCGAAAAAGTGGCGCCAAGTACCGCGAATGTTCTCATTCTCGGTGAGAGCGGCACCGGCAAGGAGCTGGTGGCCCGCGCCATCCACTACAACAGCCAACGCAAGGGAAAACCCTTTGTGGCGGTCAACTGCGGCGCCATTCCCGAAACCCTCATGGAGAGTGAATTCTTCGGTCACAAAAAGGGGGCGTTCACCGGCGCCGTTGGTGACCGGGCGGGGCTCTTCGAGCAGGCCGAGGGTGGTACCCTTTTCCTGGACGAAATCGGAGAAGTGCCGCTCCAGCTTCAGGCCAAACTTTTGCGGGCCATCCAGGAAAAGGAATTCCGCAGGGTAGGGGGAACCCTTGACCAGAAGGCCGACGTGCGGCTGGTGGCCGCCTCCAATCGTGATTTGGAAGAGCAGGTGAAGGAAGGGAGTTTCCGGGAGGATCTCTTTTATCGCCTCAACGTGGTCCAGGTCAAAATGCCCCCACTCCGTGAGCGTGGAGATGATATCCCCATCCTGGTTGAGCACTTTTACAAAAAGTACGTCCAGCCCCCCTACAGCGACCGCATCATAACCCAGGGGGCGCTGAAGCTGCTCATGTCATACGGATTTCCGGGCAACGTCCGTGAGCTGGAGAACCTGGTCGAGCGCTGCTCCGTGCTCGGCAATCGCGAGATCTCGGAAGAATGTCTCCCGCCGCAGCTCCACGCGGGTAAACGGCCTGAATGTGGCGCGGTCACCGAGTGCGAACTGCCGGAAGAGGGCATGGACCTCGAAGCCTACCTGGACGGCATTGAAAAGCGAATTCTGCTTCAGGCACTGGAACGCAGCGGCGGTGTGAAAAAGAAGGCGGCCGAACTTTTGAAGCTTACGTTCCGTTCTTTCCGGTATCGCCTGGCAAAATTTGGCATGGATGAGGAGTGAAGAGGAGCCAGTGACGAAAATCGTCAGACACAAGTGACGAAATAGGTGGTGAAGGGGTAGGTTGAAGCGGTTGCGTTGTGTAACGTGCTGAAATTGTAGCCATGTATAAGTTGGTTCGGCTTTTGCTATGTTCACGATAACGTTTAAGGATTAAACGGATAATTGGCCAATTACCCCCATACCCCAACACAAGCAGCAAAAAGAAGAAAGGAGACACTTATGCTTCAGAAACTCAGAAACAGGAAAGGTTTCACCCTTATCGAGCTGCTGATCGTCGTTGCGATCATCGGTATTCTCGCTGCAATTGCGATTCCGCAGTTCTCGGCGTATCGTGTCAAGGCGTACAACAGCGCGGCGTCAAGCGACTTGAGAAACCTGAAGACTGCTCTTGAGTCCGCATTTGCTGATGATCAAACCTATCCGCCCGAAAGTTAATTGATTAAATACATACTGGAGGAAACCATGAAAAAGATCATTACTATAGTTGCTATGTTGCTCGCAATGCAGGGAATAGCCATTGCCGCCGGGAAAATTCCTACAACAACGATGGGTGGCAAGGACTTTACTTTCAAACCTTCTACTAACGTGAGTGTTTCCTACTTCACTACGAACGGTGCAACTTCTACCGCGGGAACTGTCAATACCGATTATGCTGTCAATACCAAAAACTCTTCTGGTAACCGGGTGTTCACCTCAACCAATAATACATCTAACATCTGGTACATCGAAAATGATGCATGGAAAGGTAAGGCAGTTTCAGATAGCGATGTTACCGCCTTGGGAACCGGTGACGTAGGCAAGTCTGATTTTTCTGGTACCGAGTGGAAGTCGCAGTAGTCATATCGGATAACTGATTGAAAAAGGGGGGCATGTTTATGCCCCCCTTTTTCAATCATGAGCTTTTATGAATAAAAAGATAAAATCCATCAATGATTTAAACCGCGGTGCAACATCTGGTGATGACTTGTTGGATTGGGTCAGTCTCGTAGTTGTCGGAATAGTTGTTACACTTGCGTATTTGCCGGCTCTTACATCTGGTTTCTTGAGTCTTGACGATATTGCTCTCGTCAAGACATTCATGACTTCTGAAATATCGTTGAAGTCTCTTTTTGTCGGCGCAAGTGGCGACTATTTCAGGCCGATTACCATACTGTCCTACTTCCTGGATGTCAAGGCGGGAGATGCGGATCCACTTATCTCTCACATTCTTAATGTTGGATTGCATCTTTTTAACACGTTCCTTGTATTTGTATTGTCTCGTGCTTATCTGAACAAAGTTACCGATTCCAGATGGCCCTCTCTCGCGGCCGCTCTTATTTTCGGTCTTTCCCCGCTCAATACGGAATCTGTGGTGTGGGTTTCAGGAAGAACCGACTTGCTCTGTTGTTTCTTTTTTTTACTTAGCCTTAATCTTATCATCGCTAAGAATACTTTTCCTCAGTTGTTGACTGCCGGAGCCATCAGTATTTGTTTTCTCTGTTCTCTCCTGGCTAAAGAATCTTCAATTGCTCTTTTGGGAATAGTTCCATTTTTTCTGTGGTCAGGGCAAAATTCTGGTATGGGAAGCAGGCGGTTTCTGGTCCTGATTGCAATGGGAAGTGCTCTCGCAGCTTATCTTATTCTGAGATTTGGAATAGATTTTTCCGTTGATAACGGTGTCGCAAAAGTAGTTGAAGGGGGAAAAACAAAGAGCATCAGCATGTTGTTATATGAAAGCATCGTTGCAATGGGATTTTATTTC
Protein-coding regions in this window:
- a CDS encoding two-component system sensor histidine kinase NtrB, encoding MKESRRVVWFILARMIVVSLFLVSTIILRMKGTGPLGVHALEGITKIVVATYGFSIVSLLFLRVTARYDQTVTYFQIIWDILFVTLLILFTGGVTSPFSFLYLLAITSASVLLARREALYTASLCAIIYGAIMDLQYFGRLVDLGLSPVPAQKLGTTYIFYTIFLNIIAFCSTALLTGYLAERARRSETELEQKAIDYDELERLNSTIVSNLNSGLITVTGDGRIRVFNRYAEALTGIGLAEAYDCHLFDVLPGFRVYADVLANVKRGEFEFIAKMGRKLTIGFSSVPLMLKDSDAAGILLNFQDVTQVRRMEESLKKSDRLAAIGELSARIAHEIRNPLAAISGSTQLIAQGGAVSDPDRRLFDIVLRETDRLNGLISDFLAYARPNQPEPRPVDFHSLVAELAALVTSDERFEGVVIDNRVDSTFRPLLDPDQFRQVLWNLMGNAAGAMPDGGTITVEAGQSDEIRGGGQRRITYRISVADTGLGMDEATVARIFEPFFTTKSTGTGLGLATVHRIVEAHGGRIAVESTPGKGTMFVIFLPTPPSSGE
- a CDS encoding sigma-54-dependent transcriptional regulator; its protein translation is MEIHVLVVDDELSMREFLAILLDREGYTVDQAASAEEALACLERKTYDLVISDVKMPGLDGITLLGRIKEMTPDTAVLLMTAFSTAEQAVEAMKLGAYDYIAKPFKVEEVKILARNALEKRDLKRENLRLRQEVQERYSFSGLIGKSKKMREVYSLIEKVAPSTANVLILGESGTGKELVARAIHYNSQRKGKPFVAVNCGAIPETLMESEFFGHKKGAFTGAVGDRAGLFEQAEGGTLFLDEIGEVPLQLQAKLLRAIQEKEFRRVGGTLDQKADVRLVAASNRDLEEQVKEGSFREDLFYRLNVVQVKMPPLRERGDDIPILVEHFYKKYVQPPYSDRIITQGALKLLMSYGFPGNVRELENLVERCSVLGNREISEECLPPQLHAGKRPECGAVTECELPEEGMDLEAYLDGIEKRILLQALERSGGVKKKAAELLKLTFRSFRYRLAKFGMDEE
- a CDS encoding type IV pilin protein — its product is MLQKLRNRKGFTLIELLIVVAIIGILAAIAIPQFSAYRVKAYNSAASSDLRNLKTALESAFADDQTYPPES